CGGTGCGATAATCACCTCTTATTCGCTCTATTACATGTCAGGATTTAACGGTCAAATAGATTTTCATTCGGCGATTATGGGCAGGTTTATTCAAACGCTCGGCATGCCGTTCATTTTTGTGGCAGTTACGTTCGCGGCAATGGCGTACGTTCCACAAGAACAGATGAATAATGCTTCAGCAATATTCAACCTGCTCAGGAATTTGGGGGGATCTTTCGGTGTTGCATTTGTAAGCACCATGATCCAGTGGAGGTCGCAATTCCATCAAGCTCGACTGATTGAAAATCTGACCCCGTTCAATCCTATTTTCAACCAATCCGTGGAGCAGATGAAATCTTTTTTTGATGTGCAGATGGGAGCTTTTGCGGGAAATATGAAATTGGCGCAGCAGGCGATTTATCTCGAGATGCAGCGGCAGGCTTCTTTGTTGGCATTCAATGACGTATTTTTTCTTGAGGCCGTGATTATGATAGCCCTCATCGGAATTATATGGATTATCCGGAAACCGCCGGTAGGAGGTAAATCGGGTTTGCCGTCACACTGACCTGAAAGAGAGCTCAAGTCAGGTATCCGATTCTATCGATGTCAGGCGATGTAAGTTATCCCAAGGGAATACACCGTTGGGGTTACGGTCATGGGGGCAGCCTCGAAGGCCGCCCAGGCGAAAGATTAGTTATCTATAGTTTCGCGATTCTTGCATGGTCGAGTCCGCGCGTGGAGCGCGGGCCGTTGAGTTTTTCGAACTTATTGATTCGGCTGGCTTTCGAATAAATTCTCAGCGAGAAATGACTCCTTCGAGCTGCTGCCAGCATGTCTGAAAAGGTGAACGACTTTTTCCGGCAGTACCAGGGAGCCGGGTCGGCAACGAGGTTCTTTGCAGTGACGAATTGCCCAACGAACCAAAGCACTACAAAGCAGTAGGCCCAGTAAGCAAACATAGGGGCACGGGTTACCGAGGTCTCTTTCCGACACTGAGGTTCAGCCGCACCCAGGAGGTTCTTGGTCTCTCGATTGGTCATCTCAATGCTAAAGCGTGCAGCGTAGCGCTCGATAATCTGCTGTGGTGCAGCCTGAGGGTCCGTATCGAAAAACACCATATTGGCATGGTGGCCGGCCGGGTCATGGCACAACACGATCGAAAGAGGCTGTTGCCCTGCGCTATGATACCATAGCGCCGTGAACTGATGTATCAGGAGCTTAGTTTGTTTTCCATAGCAGAAGACCCTAATCTCATTCCACCCCAGATTGGGGTCCTGGAACATCGTTTCCAGGGAGGGCAGTCGAGCGCCTCTCTTGCGAGGTCTGCCCATCACTGTAAATGGAGCAGGTTCCAGCACAGCGAACAAAGCTGCATCCTTTCTCAGCCTCCCTGTAATGTGCACATTCTTGGGTCGTGCTTTGAGGATGGTATCGCAGCAGTATCCCAGGTCGAACACAATTCTCAGTCTTTCTCCCTCTTGGAGCCATGAATGAGTCAGATTTATAAGATCCAATCCAAGTTCGGGTTTTGTCTTGTAGGGCAGGCTCTTGGGATTAAACTTGGCCTTTGGCGGCCACCAAAGGCGGGCAGCGTATGGCAGACAAAACATGCGATCGCTGATGCCGGGAAGGCGAATCGCCAGTCCTATGATGACAAAGCACACTCCATACCCCTTTTGCTTAGTATGCTTTGGGAGTGAACCATCATGCTGCCAGCCCGCGCCACAGATCTTCTTGCCAGTGTGCTTGTTCAAGGTGTCGTCAATCACCACAAGGATCTCGATCCCTTCTGCAATCAGCGTTTCTACCAACATTCTGAAGACGAAATAGGAGACAAAGTCAGTCTCCCATCGTCCCTTGCCGAGGAATCGGTAGATGCTGGCGAAGTGCTTGGATTCATGGAGTCTCATGGTCAGAATCACCTGGCTGATAGTGTGCTTGCCCATAGTGAGCACCCAACCGACCACCAGCGCAACGAAGATACGGAAACTCGGTGCGCTGAAACACGCTCTGAAATGAATCTCGTCAATCCCGAACGGATCTGGTATAGATCTCTTCAACTGGCGTTCCTCCTTCCCAGAATCTTTACACAAAACCGGGTATGTGCGGAACGCCTTATTTTTTCAAGGATTATCTCACCATCTAACCGTCCAGAATACAAAAAGGGCGAAACTATAGTAGTTATAGCGATTGCCAAAAACTCTGACGTTTGTCCCGCGCTCCTGCAAGATACTAGTGGGGATCGGCGTCTCGAGACTGTCTCAAAATTCTCGAATACACAACACATCGTGCCACGATTCATCATCCTTGTAGGGG
The sequence above is a segment of the Desulfomonile tiedjei DSM 6799 genome. Coding sequences within it:
- a CDS encoding IS701 family transposase, yielding MKRSIPDPFGIDEIHFRACFSAPSFRIFVALVVGWVLTMGKHTISQVILTMRLHESKHFASIYRFLGKGRWETDFVSYFVFRMLVETLIAEGIEILVVIDDTLNKHTGKKICGAGWQHDGSLPKHTKQKGYGVCFVIIGLAIRLPGISDRMFCLPYAARLWWPPKAKFNPKSLPYKTKPELGLDLINLTHSWLQEGERLRIVFDLGYCCDTILKARPKNVHITGRLRKDAALFAVLEPAPFTVMGRPRKRGARLPSLETMFQDPNLGWNEIRVFCYGKQTKLLIHQFTALWYHSAGQQPLSIVLCHDPAGHHANMVFFDTDPQAAPQQIIERYAARFSIEMTNRETKNLLGAAEPQCRKETSVTRAPMFAYWAYCFVVLWFVGQFVTAKNLVADPAPWYCRKKSFTFSDMLAAARRSHFSLRIYSKASRINKFEKLNGPRSTRGLDHARIAKL